A window of the Torulaspora globosa chromosome 6, complete sequence genome harbors these coding sequences:
- the TEA1 gene encoding Tea1p (ancestral locus Anc_7.56) has product MEVADEALRHGGAARKRLACSNCRRRRKKCDLTFPCGNCQRLNLECNVNEEDLRKKRYAASYVKSLENHIAHLETSLKNLVDKVYPNDELHAPIISNDSHHHRHSTARKNDKRRTFGKGSFYPGSSDTGPGAGAAAQQTHAERIADLHTAVIVRPQPRSGAVGGNALNSDAKILQSLSNFYTWLYPGHFIFVHRESFLYGFFNHAENEYADSHYCSPELVYAMCAVGSRLSPELAAMSEVYYERSKARLLQLVFDERSAARITTVQALFCLAFYELGKGDNEIAWYLSGLAIRVGYEMGFQLDPQVWITAEDPVPLTKSELEIRSRIYWGCYVADHLICVLLGRTPTLSLSNSTISQSDELPEIEGTEEFKYQGQHVLRVALPLKNLIVLSRIVQIFTARIFIETGPTADKLVLLTRCNSQVYNWRVSLPPRLRWTHASLRDAQLATDPTIAYFWYYYYTVRLVFNKPFIGDCREARAVVRETVDDLRAVFTQFKTRFGDFRHATLQQLYACLLAIQCLRELVKEDNAEHDDADGADADNLQFFSHVFNKYLGATYGLPGRLRRLEEQGNVAAASVAAGAASGNHGVQQPIEVSNINLVHDFSLSKEIDDLIKELFGHADVA; this is encoded by the coding sequence ATGGAGGTAGCTGACGAGGCATTACGCCACGGCGGCGCCGCGAGAAAACGGCTTGCATGTTCCAACTGTCGTCGGAGGCGAAAAAAATGCGATCTCACTTTCCCCTGCGGCAACTGCCAGCGGCTGAACCTGGAATGCAACGtgaacgaagaagatttacGTAAGAAACGATACGCAGCGTCCTACGTCAAGTCGCTTGAAAACCACATCGCCCACCTAGAGACCTCTTTAAAGAATCTCGTCGACAAAGTATACCCTAACGACGAGCTTCACGCGCCGATCATCTCCAACGACAGCCACCACCACCGTCACTCCACCGCCCGCAAGAACGACAAGAGGCGGACGTTCGGCAAGGGGAGCTTCTACCCGGGCAGCAGTGACACCGGCCCCGGCGCCGGGGCCGCTGCGCAGCAGACACACGCCGAGCGGATCGCGGATCTGCACACCGCGGTGATCGTGCGACCGCAGCCGCGCAGCGGCGCGGTCGGCGGCAACGCGCTCAACAGCGACGCCAAGATCCTGCAGTCGCTCTCCAACTTCTACACGTGGCTCTACCCGGGccatttcatcttcgtGCACCGCGAGAGCTTCCTGTACGGGTTTTTCAACCACGCGGAGAACGAGTATGCGGACTCGCACTACTGCTCGCCGGAACTGGTGTACGCGATGTGCGCCGTCGGCAGCAGGCTGTCGCCCGAGCTGGCGGCTATGTCCGAAGTGTACTACGAGCGCAGCAAGGCGCGGCTGTTGCAGCTCGTGTTCGACGAGCGCAGCGCTGCGCGCATAACCACCGTGCAGGCGCTGTTCTGCCTCGCGTTCTACGAGCTGGGCAAGGGCGACAACGAGATCGCGTGGTATCTGAGCGGGCTGGCGATCCGCGTCGGCTACGAGATGGGGTTCCAGCTGGACCCGCAGGTGTGGATCACCGCAGAGGACCCTGTGCCGCTGACCAAGAGCGAGCTCGAGATCCGGTCGCGGATCTACTGGGGTTGCTACGTCGCGGACCATCTGATCTGCGTGCTGCTGGGACGCACTCCGACGCTGTCCCTCAGCAACTCGACCATCTCGCAGAGCGACGAGCTGCCCGAGATCGAGGGCACAGAGGAGTTCAAGTACCAGGGCCAGCATGTGCTGCGTGTCGCTTTGCCGCTCAAGAACCTGATCGTACTGTCGCGTATCGTGCAGATCTTCACCGCGCGCATCTTTATCGAGACGGGGCCGACCGCGGACAAGCTCGTGCTGCTCACGCGTTGCAACTCGCAGGTGTACAACTGGCGCGTGTCGCTGCCGCCCCGGCTGCGCTGGACGCACGCGTCGCTGCGCGACGCGCAGCTCGCGACCGACCCAACGATCGCATACTTCTGGTACTATTACTACACCGTGCGGCTGGTGTTCAACAAGCCGTTTATCGGGGATTGCCGCGAAGCGCGCGCCGTGGTCCGTGAGACGGTCGACGATCTGCGCGCGGTGTTCACCCAATTCAAGACGCGGTTCGGCGATTTCCGGCACGCCACGCTGCAGCAGCTGTACGCGTGTCTCTTGGCGATCCAGTGTCTCCGGGAGCTCGTCAAGGAGGACAACGCTGAGCACGATGACGCGGACGGCGCCGACGCGGATAACCTGCAGTTCTTCTCGCACGTTTTCAACAAGTACCTGGGCGCGACATACGGATTGCCCGGACGGCTGCGCCGGCTGGAGGAGCAGGGTAACGTGGCGGCGGCGTCGGTAGCCGCCGGAGCCGCCAGCGGCAACCACGGCGTCCAGCAGCCGATCGAAGTGAGCAATATCAATCTCGTGCACGACTTCTCGCTCAGCAAGGAGATTGACGATCTGATCAAGGAGCTGTTTGGTCACGCGGATGTCGCGTGA
- the MTW1 gene encoding MIND complex subunit MTW1 (ancestral locus Anc_7.53), producing MSAPTMQSTSVLTEHLQYPAVSLVDDIINAVNELMYKCTAAMERYLLDRCVIGGVDHTDEIKVGVAKLETLLENSVDKNFDKLELYVLRNVLSIPQDLLDANVFRLAYQRDLRIVDETEQEHSVRDIHDKVHQIELAMGLHRQLTAQVKSAKLLQSKVRNFKKLLVQLLECREPEMQEVFRSLKPLDDSIRLITSQLKQLYVESEEYGSADQIESLSRRAQASRASLKSRATYIDSKTKIILDAVNKPENTSRTPREAPMAPSSCVIEDPDLELLDAALT from the coding sequence ATGTCGGCTCCAACGATGCAGTCCACCTCTGTGCTCACCGAGCATTTGCAGTACCCTGCCGTGTCGCTGGTCGACGATATCATCAACGCTGTGAACGAATTGATGTACAAGTGTACTGCTGCAATGGAAAGGTATTTGCTGGACAGATGCGTGATCGGGGGAGTTGACCACACTGACGAGATCAAGGTTGGCGTCGCAAAGCTGGAAACGTTGCTGGAAAACTCTGTAGACAAGAATTTCGACAAGCTGGAGCTGTATGTTCTGAGGAACGTACTAAGCATACCGCAAGACCTGCTGGATGCCAACGTGTTCCGTCTAGCTTACCAGAGGGACCTCAGGATCGTAGATGAGACAGAGCAAGAGCACAGCGTTAGGGATATCCACGATAAGGTACATCAAATCGAGCTCGCCATGGGCCTGCACCGCCAGTTGACCGCTCAAGTCAAGTCTGCCAAACTCCTCCAATCCAAAGTTCggaatttcaagaaactgctggtccagctgcttgaatGCCGTGAACCGGAGATGCAAGAGGTGTTCCGCTCTCTGAAACCGCTAGACGACTCCATTCGTCTGATCACCTCGCAGTTGAAACAGCTGTACGTGGAAAGCGAAGAGTACGGGTCTGCAGACCAGATCGAGTCGCTGTCTCGACGGGCTCAGGCCAGCCGCGCCTCGCTCAAATCGCGGGCTACTTACATCGACAGCAAGACCAAGATCATCCTGGATGCGGTGAACAAGCCCGAAAACACGAGCAGGACGCCCAGGGAAGCCCCAATGGCTCCTTCTAGCTGCGTTATCGAAGACCCAGATCTTGAATTGCTGGACGCTGCGCTCACGTGA
- the RPA43 gene encoding DNA-directed RNA polymerase I subunit RPA43 (ancestral locus Anc_7.52) — protein sequence MAELRKRSLADMQAAKFIKKHKKTNKNPVIDGISNCVVRVPVSLYVSLAPVYAESPLQGIMKQHLNPMVMKYNSKVNGVVLGYKDLTILDACPLEDKSEADGKLIKLTADTPFGFTWCQVVLYVWQPQIGDVLEGWVFIQSASHIGLLIHDTFNASIKKNHIPADWTFVHEEEEVHEGSDSQSRDEADEKNGEASQFTRRSMDHWVDSDGEKVDGKLKFVVRNVYTTGRVISVEGSLVLDGNHDKERSQAESLPVVSNRKIVFDDEVSAENRESHKELELPEMKEDNGEEIIYEENSDSDEDSSSSE from the coding sequence ATGGCTGAGCTAAGAAAGAGGTCCCTTGCCGATATGCAGGCTGccaagttcatcaagaaaCATAAAAAGACAAACAAGAACCCCGTGATCGATGGAATATCGAACTGTGTGGTACGTGTTCCAGTGTCACTGTACGTTTCTCTAGCCCCGGTGTATGCGGAGAGCCCTCTGCAGGGCATCATGAAGCAGCATTTGAACCCAATGGTAATGAAGTACAACAGCAAAGTCAATGGCGTGGTATTAGGCTACAAGGATCTAACGATACTGGATGCATGCCCCCTAGAAGATAAGTCTGAGGCCGATGGAAAGCTGATCAAGTTGACTGCTGACACCCCTTTCGGGTTCACATGGTGCCAAGTGGTTCTTTACGTATGGCAGCCTCAGATCGGCGACGTGCTTGAAGGTTGGGTCTTCATTCAGTCTGCTTCGCACATCGGTCTACTGATCCACGATACATTCAATGCCAGTATCAAGAAAAATCATATTCCTGCCGACTGGACTTTTGTTcacgaggaagaagaagtgcaCGAGGGTTCCGATTCACAAAGCCGagatgaagctgatgagAAGAATGGCGAGGCGTCACAATTCACAAGGCGCTCTATGGACCACTGGGTCGACTCCGACGGTGAAAAAGTCGACGGGAAACTGAAGTTCGTGGTGAGAAACGTATACACCACCGGAAGAGTCATCTCCGTCGAGGGAAGCTTAGTACTAGATGGCAACCATGACAAAGAACGCTCTCAAGCCGAAAGCCTGCCAGTGGTCTCCAACAGGAAGATAGTATTTGACGATGAAGTGTCGGCTGAAAACAGAGAAAGTCATAAAGAGCTGGAGCTTCCGGAGATGAAGGAGGACAATGgtgaagagatcatctACGAGGAGAACTCGGACAGCGACGAGGATTCTAGTAGTAGCGAATGA
- a CDS encoding uncharacterized protein (ancestral locus Anc_7.55) → MEFYSPQPEHAQLHGGAAGSKHASQLLAMLHREVDDSLDAVLEEKSILSPPPSPETSDDEAEDEGHSKIVVGPAWSPGLDAHKARVVLRNFLAEYRGLGPSGAAVRRRAGLGKSLREPERFYRTRRRRVQGLEKPGSDEEEEEEDESDVVRPSTPARRHRRVTAPPCVSPLASAAVLSHGASHYVPSMSWQSLPDYCPPVDTLPNDRCLKVEWKGSPMDLSGDPLRHLLHPAELALAQVLRLPCDLYLDSKRRLFLEKTHRLKQGLPFRRTDAQKACKIDVNKASRLYAAFEKVGWLKDSNFTSFL, encoded by the coding sequence ATGGAGTTTTATTCACCGCAGCCAGAACATGCGCAGTTGCATGGCGGTGCGGCCGGGTCGAAGCACGCGTCGCAGCTTTTGGCGATGCTTCACCGCGAAGTAGACGACAGTTTGGATGCAGTGTTAGAGGAAAAATCGATTTTATCGCCTCCGCCGTCGCCGGAGACCAGCGACGACGAGGCAGAGGACGAGGGGCACTCGAAGATTGTGGTCGGACCCGCTTGGAGCCCCGGTTTGGATGCTCACAAGGCAAGGGTGGTGTTGAGGAACTTTCTGGCCGAGTATCGCGGTCTGGGGCCGTCTGGAGCGGCAGTCCGGAGGCGGGCCGGTTTGGGGAAGTCGTTACGTGAGCCAGAGCGGTTTTACAGAACCCGCAGGAGAAGAGTACAGGGGCTGGAGAAGCCGGGATccgacgaggaggaggaggaagaggacgaaAGTGACGTGGTGAGGCCCAGCACGCCGGCTCGTCGCCACAGGCGGGTCACGGCTCCTCCTTGCGTTTCGCCCTTGGCGTCCGCCGCTGTGCTGAGCCACGGGGCGTCGCACTATGTGCCGAGCATGTCGTGGCAAAGTCTGCCGGACTACTGCCCCCCGGTGGATACGCTTCCAAATGACAGATGTTTGAAAGTTGAATGGAAGGGCTCGCCCATGGACCTCTCGGGCGACCCGCTCCGGCACCTGTTGCATCCCGCAGAGCTGGCTTTGGCACAGGTGCTGCGGTTGCCCTGTGACCTGTACCTGGACTCCAAGAGGCGGCTTTTCCTCGAAAAGACTCATCGTTTGAAACAGGGGCTGCCTTTCAGGAGGACAGACGCGCAGAAGGCGTGTAAGATAGACGTCAACAAGGCCTCGCGGCTCTACGCGGCGTTCGAAAAGGTTGGTTGGTTGAAAGATTCTAATTTTACAAGTTTTTTATGA
- the UBC11 gene encoding putative E2 ubiquitin-protein ligase UBC11 (ancestral locus Anc_7.54), protein MSKPEGIPEGHSVVKRLRNELVQLMMSPTPGLSAFPTSEEDLTRWSGVIVGHEGTPYEGLKFRISLHFSERYPYEPPRVTFVSPMWHPNVDMSGNICLDILKDQWSAVYNVQTILLSLQALLEEPNNGSPLNAVAAELWERDMDEYKKRLMARYEEIEE, encoded by the coding sequence ATGTCGAAGCCCGAGGGGATTCCCGAAGGCCATAGCGTGGTCAAGAGGTTGCGCAATGAGCTTGTACAGCTGATGATGTCGCCTACGCCCGGGCTTAGTGCTTTCCCAACCtccgaagaagatcttACGAGATGGTCGGGTGTAATTGTGGGCCACGAGGGGACTCCTTACGAGGGATTGAAGTTCCGGATCTCGCTGCATTTTTCTGAGAGGTACCCCTATGAGCCGCCGCGGGTGACGTTTGTGAGTCCGATGTGGCATCCGAACGTGGACATGAGCGGCAACATCTGTCTTGATATACTGAAGGACCAGTGGTCTGCTGTCTACAACGTGCAGACCATCCTGCTATCGCTGCAGGCGCTTCTGGAGGAGCCAAACAACGGCTCGCCGTTGAATGCAGTGGCCGCAGAGCTCTGGGAACGAGACATGGACGAGTACAAGAAGAGGCTGATGGCCAGATACGAAGAGATCGAGGAATGA
- the KRE5 gene encoding Kre5p (ancestral locus Anc_7.57) gives MLFWRLAVAVLVCVRYAASVNISGSAIGVPESVRIWSILQFLLRGDDRKILPELYPFVTQLEEFETENEQSDCDLVLRVSEMLATKYGLDDVGSLLPIYAELYPMGYPVRFSEASNENYFILNGKRYSKSDDVFYLQSKELQQQARVSDCEAAYDDEVIVGVNSQAPVVLLYGCPDDDGEFEEFNRNLYSEASNTGKLRYVWRSTCSLNEYSLKGVPLGLTKRSHSDPSVLPAELLGIPAEFAQAGLALGDLEVKKLADVDLKLASLIAAHQSGYKDFHRTLRYAKGIINNFPLLAEQLANLQMSTSKILESNEQLNRDGIDYNMLGLYINGQNWRLSEVDRYTLINAVSYEYYAMKHLGSILQKYEDVAGSLTAKRLLQVFAEISLPKLEQTQPIKVDLHRIPGFSEAVIYFNDIELDGQYEDMATNVRNFFEESKFGELPDVRQNWNEVIFAIDFGNLNDDNSKIALEGLNRAVKVIAQGYPQRIGLLPLNTAAGEGIIHKIYQLKHKDLSALAEFLENIPQNFITSRYEETPDYSSVVEELQIRETSIIINGNIYPFRKNTWHYLIAKTIKKDKAYLKGELAKIMSSEQGPTENIDVRSILHSRSANTRHQKYTPDYFADASYTSLDNTILRTIDESVVEIVKGEKYVTLHTVTLVDDFSTVIALRRLKNLLNTTFFGVRIRIINSGLPGKGRWNDIKKAVKSLDMAKLNSLILASQNRRALFASNHEALGKWLVDLPLEPITKGAFVVVNGRFIHLESDEVPTKHHFEAIIKREAQRTLDTMQALEQVLPDITKRSIDPDFIEMVSSILSKLFFHGTDIYNNGIDRTAEGTLSRVNLQLKLNDLTVFQSRDAPKPVDVTLFMDPTEERSQKLASLLLLLENVPFVNLQIVLLPTEELKISPIHRVYLDGTEDIELGRDLEHNFQVELDPPSHFFISNTSELDGIIVEAHVFKAGDTRSKANVDGLGGVCLELVGSDQRIEASCITMSTFGYCQFIVRSLQADYAVRSCDPRFRVASFAVNSRPDYVNSSSVALLHLDKVKLHVEVEETGVPAEPPQQQELNIYTVLKDNGHDEGKAQKMIETILAKAPKGETVNFWILDQPFLSRSFKQFCRQTTDDPSSPGSIQFIRYAWPAWLRPQRLCDKRLDLFKILFVDVMFSPAISRILYMDPEPTPLNPFELYSQSSGGSPLAMFEATGRGYWQEGYWAKKLAQTKKRFHTARLPFLVDLAQLRKTSGGDKLRIHYQRLSADIHSLAHAHEDLINDLQLEIPIETLTALPDVVIHDEL, from the coding sequence ATGCTGTTCTGGAGGCTGGCGGTTGCGGTATTGGTCTGTGTGCGGTATGCGGCCTCTGTGAACATTTCAGGTTCTGCAATTGGTGTACCCGAGTCAGTACGGATCTGGAGTATCCTTCAGTTCCTACTTCGAGGAGATGACCGCAAGATCCTGCCGGAGCTATATCCGTTCGTCACACAATTGGAAGAGTTTGAAACTGAAAACGAACAGTCAGATTGCGATCTGGTGCTAAGAGTAAGTGAAATGCTAGCAACCAAGTATGGGTTGGATGACGTTGGCTCGCTGTTACCAATTTATGCTGAACTATATCCAATGGGTTATCCAGTGCGTTTTAGCGAAGCTTCGAATGAAAACTACTTCATATTGAACGGGAAACGATATAGTAAATCAGATGATGTGTTTTATTTGCAATCCAAAGAGCTGCAACAACAGGCGCGGGTCTCTGACTGTGAAGCTGCTTATGACGATGAGGTGATTGTTGGAGTTAATAGTCAGGCACCTGTCGTTTTGCTTTATGGATGCCCTGATGATGACGGCgaatttgaagagtttAACCGAAACCTCTACTCCGAAGCATCAAATACTGGTAAGCTGAGGTATGTATGGCGCTCTACATGCTCACTCAACGAATATAGCCTCAAAGGTGTGCCTCTTGGGTTAACGAAAAGGAGCCACAGCGACCCCTCGGTCTTACCGGCAGAGCTTCTGGGCATACCCGCCGAGTTTGCTCAAGCTGGTCTGGCTCTCGGTGATCTGGAAGTCAAAAAGTTGGCTGATGTGGATCTCAAACTGGCATCTTTGATAGCCGCCCACCAATCGGGGTACAAGGACTTCCATCGTACTTTGAGGTATGCAAAAGGGATCATAAACAACTTCCCACTTTTGGCCGAGCAGTTAGCCAATCTGCAAATGAGCACATCCAAGATTTTGGAAAGTAATGAACAACTCAACCGGGATGGCATAGATTATAACATGCTAGGGCTTTATATTAATGGTCAGAACTGGAGGTTATCGGAGGTAGATCGGTATACCCTAATCAATGCCGTAAGTTATGAATATTACGCAATGAAGCATTTGGGATCTATCTTACAAAAGTATGAAGATGTTGCCGGCTCCCTGACCGCAAAGAGGTTGCTTCAAGTTTTTGCTGAGATATCATTGCCTAAGCTGGAACAAACTCAGCCAATTAAGGTCGACCTCCATAGAATCCCCGGCTTTTCTGAAGCTGTTATTTACTTCAATGACATTGAGTTGGACGGACAATATGAAGATATGGCGACCAACGTTCGAAATTTCTTCGAAGAGTCTAAGTTTGGCGAGTTACCTGATGTCCGACAAAACTGGAATGAGGTGATATTTGCCATCGATTTTGGCAACCTGAATGACGATAATAGCAAGATCGCGTTGGAAGGCCTTAACCGTGCCGTCAAAGTAATAGCTCAAGGTTATCCGCAAAGGATCGGACTGCTACCGCTTAATACGGCGGCAGGCGAAGGGATAATACACAAGATTTATCAGCTGAAACATAAAGATCTTTCCGCACTCGCTGAGTTTTTAGAGAACATTCCGCAGAACTTCATCACGAGCCGCTACGAAGAAACCCCAGACTACTCGTCAGTAGTGGAAGAACTTCAAATTCGTGAGACTTCAATCATAATAAATGGTAATATTTATCCATTCAGGAAAAATACGTGGCATTATTTGATCGCAAAaacgatcaagaaagacAAAGCATATTTGAAAGGGGAACTGGCAAAGATTATGTCTTCTGAGCAAGGCCCCACCGAAAACATAGATGTCCGCAGTATACTGCATTCCAGATCTGCAAATACTAGGCATCAAAAGTATACGCCAGATTACTTTGCTGATGCCTCATATACCTCATTAGACAATACAATTTTAAGAACCATTGACGAAAGTGTTGTTGAGATTGTCAAAGGAGAAAAATATGTGACTCTGCACACAGTCACTTTGGTTGATGATTTTAGCACTGTTATTGCTCTAAGAAGGTTAAAGAACCTCTTGAACACAACATTTTTCGGAGTCAGAATCAGAATAATAAACAGCGGCCTACCGGGCAAGGGAAGGTGGAATGACATAAAGAAAGCCGTCAAAAGCCTTGATATGGCGAAGCTAAATTCGTTGATCCTAGCTTCTCAAAACAGAAGAGCGCTGTTTGCATCAAATCATGAAGCGCTTGGAAAGTGGCTAGTTGATCTGCCGTTAGAGCCAATTACCAAAGGTGCCTTTGTTGTCGTTAATGGGCGCTTCATACACCTAGAGAGCGACGAAGTTCCGACAAAGCATCATTTCGAAGCGATCATCAAGAGGGAAGCACAGAGAACCCTAGACACCATGCAAGCGCTGGAACAGGTATTACCAGATATAACCAAACGGTCAATCGATCCGGATTTTATCGAGATGGTCTCTTCGATCTTATCGaagcttttttttcatGGAACGGATATCTACAACAACGGCATTGACCGTACCGCAGAGGGAACACTGTCCAGAGTGAATCTGCAACTGAAACTTAATGACTTGACTGTTTTCCAAAGCCGTGACGCGCCAAAACCAGTTGATGTAACACTCTTCATGGACCCCACAGAGGAGAGATCACAGAAACTCGCTTCTTTGCTTCTCTTATTGGAAAATGTTCCTTTTGTGAACCTGCAGATTGTTCTTCTACCGACAGAGGAGCTCAAAATATCACCTATTCATCGCGTTTATTTAGACGGTACGGAAGATATCGAACTTGGCAGAGACCTGGAGCACAATTTCCAAGTTGAATTGGATCCACCTTCCCATTTTTTCATTTCTAACACAAGCGAGCTAGACGGTATTATCGTCGAGGCACACGTCTTCAAAGCGGGCGATACAAGGAGCAAAGCGAACGTTGATGGTCTTGGGGGCGTTTGCCTTGAACTTGTCGGCAGCGACCAACGAATCGAGGCAAGCTGCATCACGATGAGCACTTTTGGCTACTGTCAGTTTATCGTCCGCTCCTTGCAGGCCGATTATGCTGTCAGAAGCTGCGACCCACGGTTCCGAGTCGCCTCATTCGCAGTGAACAGCCGCCCTGACTACGTAAACTCCAGCAGTGTCGCCCTGTTGCACTTAGACAAGGTAAAATTGCACGTTGAGGTGGAAGAAACGGGCGTTCCGGCTGAGCCACCGCAACAACAAGAGCTAAACATCTACACTGTTCTGAAGGACAACGGACATGACGAGGGAAAAGCGCAAAAGATGATAGAAACGATCCTGGCCAAGGCACCAAAGGGTGAAACGGTCAATTTTTGGATCCTAGACCAGCCCTTCCTAAGCAGGTCGTTCAAACAGTTTTGCCGCCAAACCACCGACGATCCATCGTCGCCCGGCTCAATACAGTTCATCCGATACGCATGGCCCGCCTGGCTGCGGCCGCAGAGACTCTGCGACAAAAGActagatcttttcaagattctATTCGTCGACGTGATGTTCTCGCCAGCAATCTCCCGCATACTGTACATGGACCCCGAGCCAACGCCGCTCAATCCGTTCGAACTCTACAGCCAGTCGTCCGGCGGATCGCCGCTCGCGATGTTCGAAGCCACGGGACGTGGCTACTGGCAAGAAGGATACTGGGCGAAGAAGCTCGCCCAAACCAAGAAGCGGTTCCACACCGCGCGACTCCCGTTCCTCGTCGATCTCGCGCAACTTCGCAAGACAAGCGGCGGAGACAAGCTACGAATCCACTACCAACGACTGTCTGCCGACATACACTCACTGGCACACGCCCACGAGGACCTGATCAACGATCTACAACTAGAGATCCCGATCGAAACCTTGACGGCCTTGCCCGATGTCGTTATCCACGACGAACTATGA